Proteins encoded within one genomic window of Spodoptera frugiperda isolate SF20-4 chromosome 7, AGI-APGP_CSIRO_Sfru_2.0, whole genome shotgun sequence:
- the LOC118266439 gene encoding enolase-phosphatase E1 isoform X2 has translation MRSWFVLVLFGSLLVQILSRPQQAEYSNDSDVDEAEEEEESEPAAEDLLSEEDESRLTENEPGVQEEAEVPRSRHLLDLTESRYLQRNTADDRLARTKTDNDLTDAKLDRTRETREDSLEASHFNEPLQQFPRSRQSNTYIESTDDQQEATQHLTNRDVNKSNRVIQDPADNQINKRTVEFEGQSNEEGEMLFEKNRDQISKADKNVYSNSDASDPNDQSRYYKRYYNTLQTENRDNMIEDKNRDNVPYASRDRRDIKEADPVDTPNVSNNPGSKENNEKTDSEDEETAIKRHIKKLSGDELDQLLNSLTDEKRELLKKIIDDVDGSDNAFINKREITKKAGAVEENNYIENCQSDLSKVQGGSPVSDLNTEPSPVTNSETTEINNKQPEGGPTESVDLSTPKTAETSVSSANKVELRNDEAIQQKKSDSSLNTFTINLDPKNQGEIVANVQVTTKTENKREVNLDDLEAFDEPKVLENDLSLQNAQDYGGEQGYFCPQEDSLSKLDDDQQIHQEGKAYKREAYPEKQPDLSESMKSLEESFPNSNSYEDSAPYSGPLVRVKRKNSDQIIKKRAAGLLPDAKVGYFPYKAENEDEDNDEGNEFDDEGFYDRTSNFANGNKALEDEVENADNAIPTKNTIDNSKLPRENLESDTMSLGSDTDSVLSGVEGVDDNLMFSSGTRNRRTAKDGPNGSAEAKLEPSTSLLESELKSVSENYFNAPHYQENDAFGALPRNYDGDLARYKRIRRVKQSHNTQELAAPSDG, from the exons ATGCGTTCTTGGTTTGTATTGGTATTATTTGGGAGTCTACTCGTACAGATTCTCAGCAGACCGCAACAGGCCGAGTACAGTAATGACAG TGACGTCGATGAGGCAGAGGAAGAAGAAGAGAGTGAACCGGCTGCCGAAGACCTTCTGAGTGAAGAAGATGAATCCCGCCTGACTGAGAAT GAGCCTGGTGTTCAAGAGGAGGCGGAGGTGCCGCGCAGTAGACACCTGCTTGATTTAACAGAGAGCCGGTACCTACAACGCAACACCGCCGATGACCGCCTCGCCCGAACCAAAACTGATAATGAC CTTACAGATGCTAAACTCGACCGAACTCGAGAAACTCGTGAGGACAGCCTTGAAGCTTCTCACTTCAACGAACCCCTCCAACAATTTCCCAGAAGCCGCCAATCAAATACATATATTGAATCCACCGACGATCAGCAAGAAGCAACACAGCATCTGACCAATCGTGATGTCAACAAATCCAATCGTGTCATACAGGACCCAGCAGACAACCAGATCAATAAAAGAACTGTTGAATTTGAAGGCCAATCCAACGAAGAAGGTGAAATGTTGTTTGAAAAAAATAGGGACCAAATAAGCAAAGCTGACAAAAACGTATACAGTAACAGTGACGCTTCTGACCCTAATGATCAGTCACGGTATTATAAGCGGTACTACAACACCTTGCAAACTGAAAATAGAGATAATATGATCGAGGACAAGAATCGTGACAATGTGCCTTACGCCTCTCGAGATAGACGTGATATAAAAGAAGCTGACCCAGTAGATACTCCAAATGTATCCAATAATCCAGGCAGTAAGGAAAACAATGAGAAAACAGACAGCGAGGATGAAGAGACTGCGATCAAAAGACATATTAAAAAACTGTCTGGAGATGAATTAGACCAACTTCTAAATTCTCTCACAGATGAAAAAAGAGAGCTACTGAAGAAGATAATCGATGACGTAGATGGAAGCGACAATGCATTCATAAACAAACGAGAAATAACTAAGAAAGCGGGCGCTGTTGAAGAAAATAACTATATTGAAAACTGTCAATCGGATCTGAGTAAAGTACAAGGTGGTAGTCCTGTTTCAGATCTAAATACCGAACCATCCCCAGTGACAAACAGTGAAACCACAgaaattaacaataaacaacCAGAAGGGGGACCAACTGAATCTGTAGACTTATCCACTCCAAAGACCGCTGAAACCAGTGTTAGCTCCGCCAATAAAGTAGAACTACGTAACGATGAAGCTATTCAACAGAAAAAATCAGACAGTAGTCTAAATACATTCACTATCAATTTAGACCCGAAGAATCAAGGCGAGATTGTTGCTAATGTCCAAGTTAcaacgaaaacagaaaataagAGAGAAGTCAATTTAGATGATTTGGAAGCATTCGATGAACCCAAGGTATTGGAAAATGATTTGAGTCTTCAAAACGCACAAGACTATGGTGGTGAGCAGGGATACTTCTGTCCTCAGGAAGATAGCTTATCTAAATTAGATGACGATCAACAAATTCACCAAGAAGGTAAAGCTTATAAAAGAGAAGCTTATCCTGAGAAGCAACCTGATTTATCAGAATCTATGAAATCATTGGAGGAATCGTTCCCGAACTCAAATTCGTATGAAGATTCAGCACCTTACTCTGGTCCACTAGTAAGAGTAAAACGAAAAAATTCCGACCAAATCATTAAGAAAAGAGCAGCTGGTCTTTTGCCAGATGCTAAAGTAGGGTATTTTCCGTACAAAGCAGAAAATGAGGATGAGGATAACGATGAGGGCAATGAATTCGACGATGAAGGTTTCTACGACCGCACTTCTAACTTCGCCAATGGCAACAAAGCTTTAGAAGACGAGGTCGAAAATGCTGACAACGCTATACCAACTAAAAACACTATTGATAACTCAAAACTCCCACGAGAAAATCTAGAAAGTGACACGATGAGCCTCGGCTCGGATACTGACAGTGTTTTATCTGGCGTGGAGGGCGTGGATGACAATCTTATGTTTAGTAGCGGGACAAGAAACAGGCGCACAGCTAAAGATGGTCCTAATGGGTCGGCGGAGGCTAAGTTAGAGCCGTCTACTTCATTACTTGAAAGTGAATTAAAATCTGTTTCAGAAAATTACTTCAATGCTCCACATTACCAAGAGAATGATGCATTTGGGGCTCTCCCACGAAACTATGATGGTGACTTAGCCAGATACAAGAGAATAAGACGGGTGAAACAGTCTCACAATACCCAAGAACTTGCTGCTCCTTCTGATGGCTAG
- the LOC118266439 gene encoding enolase-phosphatase E1 isoform X1 → MRSWFVLVLFGSLLVQILSRPQQAEYSNDSSDVDEAEEEEESEPAAEDLLSEEDESRLTENEPGVQEEAEVPRSRHLLDLTESRYLQRNTADDRLARTKTDNDLTDAKLDRTRETREDSLEASHFNEPLQQFPRSRQSNTYIESTDDQQEATQHLTNRDVNKSNRVIQDPADNQINKRTVEFEGQSNEEGEMLFEKNRDQISKADKNVYSNSDASDPNDQSRYYKRYYNTLQTENRDNMIEDKNRDNVPYASRDRRDIKEADPVDTPNVSNNPGSKENNEKTDSEDEETAIKRHIKKLSGDELDQLLNSLTDEKRELLKKIIDDVDGSDNAFINKREITKKAGAVEENNYIENCQSDLSKVQGGSPVSDLNTEPSPVTNSETTEINNKQPEGGPTESVDLSTPKTAETSVSSANKVELRNDEAIQQKKSDSSLNTFTINLDPKNQGEIVANVQVTTKTENKREVNLDDLEAFDEPKVLENDLSLQNAQDYGGEQGYFCPQEDSLSKLDDDQQIHQEGKAYKREAYPEKQPDLSESMKSLEESFPNSNSYEDSAPYSGPLVRVKRKNSDQIIKKRAAGLLPDAKVGYFPYKAENEDEDNDEGNEFDDEGFYDRTSNFANGNKALEDEVENADNAIPTKNTIDNSKLPRENLESDTMSLGSDTDSVLSGVEGVDDNLMFSSGTRNRRTAKDGPNGSAEAKLEPSTSLLESELKSVSENYFNAPHYQENDAFGALPRNYDGDLARYKRIRRVKQSHNTQELAAPSDG, encoded by the exons ATGCGTTCTTGGTTTGTATTGGTATTATTTGGGAGTCTACTCGTACAGATTCTCAGCAGACCGCAACAGGCCGAGTACAGTAATGACAG CAGTGACGTCGATGAGGCAGAGGAAGAAGAAGAGAGTGAACCGGCTGCCGAAGACCTTCTGAGTGAAGAAGATGAATCCCGCCTGACTGAGAAT GAGCCTGGTGTTCAAGAGGAGGCGGAGGTGCCGCGCAGTAGACACCTGCTTGATTTAACAGAGAGCCGGTACCTACAACGCAACACCGCCGATGACCGCCTCGCCCGAACCAAAACTGATAATGAC CTTACAGATGCTAAACTCGACCGAACTCGAGAAACTCGTGAGGACAGCCTTGAAGCTTCTCACTTCAACGAACCCCTCCAACAATTTCCCAGAAGCCGCCAATCAAATACATATATTGAATCCACCGACGATCAGCAAGAAGCAACACAGCATCTGACCAATCGTGATGTCAACAAATCCAATCGTGTCATACAGGACCCAGCAGACAACCAGATCAATAAAAGAACTGTTGAATTTGAAGGCCAATCCAACGAAGAAGGTGAAATGTTGTTTGAAAAAAATAGGGACCAAATAAGCAAAGCTGACAAAAACGTATACAGTAACAGTGACGCTTCTGACCCTAATGATCAGTCACGGTATTATAAGCGGTACTACAACACCTTGCAAACTGAAAATAGAGATAATATGATCGAGGACAAGAATCGTGACAATGTGCCTTACGCCTCTCGAGATAGACGTGATATAAAAGAAGCTGACCCAGTAGATACTCCAAATGTATCCAATAATCCAGGCAGTAAGGAAAACAATGAGAAAACAGACAGCGAGGATGAAGAGACTGCGATCAAAAGACATATTAAAAAACTGTCTGGAGATGAATTAGACCAACTTCTAAATTCTCTCACAGATGAAAAAAGAGAGCTACTGAAGAAGATAATCGATGACGTAGATGGAAGCGACAATGCATTCATAAACAAACGAGAAATAACTAAGAAAGCGGGCGCTGTTGAAGAAAATAACTATATTGAAAACTGTCAATCGGATCTGAGTAAAGTACAAGGTGGTAGTCCTGTTTCAGATCTAAATACCGAACCATCCCCAGTGACAAACAGTGAAACCACAgaaattaacaataaacaacCAGAAGGGGGACCAACTGAATCTGTAGACTTATCCACTCCAAAGACCGCTGAAACCAGTGTTAGCTCCGCCAATAAAGTAGAACTACGTAACGATGAAGCTATTCAACAGAAAAAATCAGACAGTAGTCTAAATACATTCACTATCAATTTAGACCCGAAGAATCAAGGCGAGATTGTTGCTAATGTCCAAGTTAcaacgaaaacagaaaataagAGAGAAGTCAATTTAGATGATTTGGAAGCATTCGATGAACCCAAGGTATTGGAAAATGATTTGAGTCTTCAAAACGCACAAGACTATGGTGGTGAGCAGGGATACTTCTGTCCTCAGGAAGATAGCTTATCTAAATTAGATGACGATCAACAAATTCACCAAGAAGGTAAAGCTTATAAAAGAGAAGCTTATCCTGAGAAGCAACCTGATTTATCAGAATCTATGAAATCATTGGAGGAATCGTTCCCGAACTCAAATTCGTATGAAGATTCAGCACCTTACTCTGGTCCACTAGTAAGAGTAAAACGAAAAAATTCCGACCAAATCATTAAGAAAAGAGCAGCTGGTCTTTTGCCAGATGCTAAAGTAGGGTATTTTCCGTACAAAGCAGAAAATGAGGATGAGGATAACGATGAGGGCAATGAATTCGACGATGAAGGTTTCTACGACCGCACTTCTAACTTCGCCAATGGCAACAAAGCTTTAGAAGACGAGGTCGAAAATGCTGACAACGCTATACCAACTAAAAACACTATTGATAACTCAAAACTCCCACGAGAAAATCTAGAAAGTGACACGATGAGCCTCGGCTCGGATACTGACAGTGTTTTATCTGGCGTGGAGGGCGTGGATGACAATCTTATGTTTAGTAGCGGGACAAGAAACAGGCGCACAGCTAAAGATGGTCCTAATGGGTCGGCGGAGGCTAAGTTAGAGCCGTCTACTTCATTACTTGAAAGTGAATTAAAATCTGTTTCAGAAAATTACTTCAATGCTCCACATTACCAAGAGAATGATGCATTTGGGGCTCTCCCACGAAACTATGATGGTGACTTAGCCAGATACAAGAGAATAAGACGGGTGAAACAGTCTCACAATACCCAAGAACTTGCTGCTCCTTCTGATGGCTAG